From Halorubrum salinarum, the proteins below share one genomic window:
- a CDS encoding DUF7118 family protein, whose product MSGSAGGTAGRTEGEGGDPVAEAGEAAARLRERYDELRRIESRIGDYGRERVEGAADAYRHAHRILDRFEEDAVGSGDFESYVRFRGEFDDAVDVDDDLPAAEAFDAADEAVDKRRLSEEDFAAAREALDPAGEFVDLLEAYDDAVDDYRAARKAAREARKRLDARLDGLREVAEMADADLDADLDRLREPIEAYDEAVRAAFEEFFKTASAREVFDFLDRADGTPFVDVDVPPTDLAEYVETHAAGEEPPATLLEYADYTNSKLEHYVDDPGALRTAVAVHRTYLERLDGEPLTLDWPPKPGDELAYEIDELVPLVGRIADDEAVATLRSVRELARSEEYERLRRAAEVRHELDDEDLALIEEGEAGARLDEAERTLSTVEDVLAETERE is encoded by the coding sequence ATGTCCGGGAGCGCCGGCGGGACCGCGGGACGGACCGAGGGCGAGGGGGGCGACCCGGTCGCCGAGGCGGGCGAGGCGGCCGCGCGCCTCCGCGAGCGCTACGACGAGCTCCGGCGGATCGAGTCGCGGATCGGCGACTACGGCCGCGAGCGCGTCGAGGGGGCGGCCGACGCGTACCGGCACGCGCACCGGATCCTCGACCGGTTCGAGGAGGACGCGGTCGGCTCCGGCGACTTCGAGTCGTACGTCCGGTTCCGCGGCGAGTTCGACGACGCGGTCGATGTCGACGACGACCTCCCGGCCGCGGAAGCGTTCGACGCGGCCGACGAGGCGGTCGACAAGCGCCGACTCTCCGAGGAGGACTTCGCGGCCGCCCGCGAGGCGCTGGATCCGGCCGGGGAGTTCGTCGACCTCCTGGAGGCGTACGACGACGCGGTCGACGACTACCGGGCGGCCCGGAAGGCGGCCCGCGAGGCCCGCAAGCGCCTCGACGCGCGGCTCGACGGGCTCCGCGAGGTCGCGGAGATGGCCGACGCCGACCTCGACGCGGACCTCGACCGCCTCCGCGAGCCGATCGAGGCGTACGACGAGGCGGTCCGGGCGGCGTTCGAGGAGTTCTTCAAGACGGCGTCCGCCCGCGAGGTGTTCGACTTCCTCGACCGCGCCGACGGGACGCCGTTCGTCGACGTCGACGTGCCGCCGACGGACCTCGCGGAGTACGTCGAGACGCACGCGGCCGGCGAGGAGCCGCCCGCGACGCTGCTGGAGTACGCCGACTACACGAACTCCAAGCTGGAGCACTACGTCGACGACCCGGGCGCGCTCCGCACCGCGGTCGCGGTCCACCGGACGTACCTCGAACGCCTCGACGGCGAGCCGCTGACCCTCGACTGGCCGCCGAAGCCCGGCGACGAGCTCGCTTACGAGATCGACGAGCTGGTGCCGCTCGTCGGGCGGATCGCGGACGACGAGGCGGTCGCCACCCTGCGCTCCGTCCGCGAGCTGGCGCGGAGCGAGGAGTACGAGCGGCTCCGGCGCGCGGCCGAGGTCCGACACGAACTCGACGACGAGGACCTGGCCCTGATCGAGGAGGGGGAGGCCGGGGCGCGGCTCGACGAGGCCGAGCGGACGCTGTCGACCGTCGAGGACGTGCTGGCGGAGACGGAGCGGGAGTGA
- the hisI gene encoding phosphoribosyl-AMP cyclohydrolase yields MSDADAEAEPIDVDFGEDGLVPAVAQDADSGEVLMLAYVSPEALARTRETGEAHYYSRSREELWHKGATSGHTQSVREVRVDCDADTLLYLVDQAGGACHTGHRSCFHRTIDGEHVGERVFDPDEVY; encoded by the coding sequence ATGAGTGACGCCGACGCGGAGGCCGAGCCGATCGACGTCGACTTCGGCGAGGACGGGCTGGTGCCGGCGGTCGCCCAGGACGCCGACTCCGGCGAGGTGCTGATGCTCGCGTACGTCTCGCCCGAGGCGCTGGCGCGCACCCGCGAGACCGGCGAGGCCCACTACTACTCCCGGTCCCGCGAGGAGCTGTGGCACAAGGGCGCCACTTCCGGCCACACCCAGTCGGTCCGGGAGGTCCGGGTCGACTGCGACGCGGACACACTCCTGTACCTCGTCGACCAGGCGGGCGGCGCCTGCCACACCGGCCACCGGTCGTGCTTCCACCGGACGATAGACGGCGAGCACGTCGGCGAGCGCGTCTTCGACCCGGACGAGGTGTACTGA
- a CDS encoding GNAT family N-acetyltransferase: MAGENAAGPGGDERDGGDDGDRDGPDPRVRPGRTADADRIRELQSHLRQPSPDLLEYGLAVGAARVTVADGRVVGYLLPVDAPNRPGVHLAELVVAPGFRREGRASGLLRAAIADADGPVTLQAHPDNDAALALYDSLGFEVVERRPDAYADGDALVLRQG; this comes from the coding sequence ATGGCGGGCGAGAACGCCGCCGGCCCCGGCGGAGACGAGCGCGACGGCGGCGACGACGGCGACCGCGACGGCCCGGACCCAAGGGTCCGGCCGGGGCGGACCGCGGACGCCGACCGGATCCGCGAGCTCCAGTCGCACCTCCGGCAGCCGAGCCCGGACCTGCTGGAGTACGGCCTGGCGGTCGGCGCCGCCCGGGTGACCGTCGCGGACGGCCGCGTGGTCGGCTACCTGCTCCCGGTCGACGCGCCGAACCGGCCCGGCGTTCACCTCGCCGAGCTCGTCGTCGCGCCCGGGTTCCGCCGGGAGGGGCGCGCCAGCGGGCTCCTGCGGGCGGCGATAGCGGACGCCGACGGGCCGGTGACGCTCCAGGCGCACCCGGACAACGACGCCGCGCTCGCGCTGTACGACTCGCTCGGCTTCGAGGTCGTCGAGCGGCGGCCGGACGCGTACGCCGACGGGGACGCGCTCGTGCTGCGGCAGGGGTAG
- a CDS encoding DUF92 domain-containing protein: MIRRLRRASIFAAVAAIAVLAPALDTAAAVPFFAVAGAAFFGVRDGEWFETLALPGDREAERLYGLVSFALAGAGLALFASLPRAPLPYEAFAAATLAVGVGRLGRTLVSRRTTDEFPLVAGYVVAGTAAALVGQVGVRLQTGAPVDGATVPLLLFLAAAAALTAALVRSLVFSRDAHITTILVAFVTWGFLALEPTVSVALILVALPVTGALGYVSFAIGTASVAGMLTGVVSALLAVVLGGVGWFATLMAFYAVGGLASKYRFDEKAARGVAQENEGARGTGNVLANSAVALAAVVGYAAAPHLAVPAAPLGFAFAGATATAMADTLSSEIGGLFDGPRLVTTLRRVEPGTDGAVTWQGELAGLAGALLVGLLAAAGAPVLDPVTPGGVAAGGAVVAAGVAGMTVDSLLGALIEGDRIGNQTVNFLATLAGAAVAVALWGAA, translated from the coding sequence GTGATACGGAGGCTCCGACGCGCGAGTATCTTCGCCGCGGTGGCCGCCATTGCGGTCCTCGCACCGGCGCTCGACACCGCCGCCGCCGTCCCCTTCTTCGCCGTCGCCGGCGCGGCCTTCTTCGGGGTCCGCGACGGCGAGTGGTTCGAGACGCTCGCGCTGCCCGGCGACCGCGAGGCGGAGCGGCTGTACGGGCTCGTCTCCTTCGCGCTCGCCGGCGCGGGCCTCGCGCTGTTCGCGTCGCTGCCGCGCGCCCCGCTGCCGTACGAGGCGTTCGCGGCCGCGACGCTCGCGGTCGGCGTCGGCCGCCTCGGACGGACGCTCGTCTCGCGGCGGACGACCGACGAGTTCCCGCTCGTCGCCGGCTACGTCGTCGCCGGAACGGCCGCCGCGCTCGTCGGCCAGGTGGGGGTGCGGCTCCAGACCGGCGCCCCCGTCGACGGCGCAACGGTCCCCCTCCTCCTCTTCCTCGCGGCGGCGGCCGCGCTCACGGCCGCGCTGGTCCGGTCGCTCGTGTTCTCGCGGGACGCGCACATCACGACGATCCTCGTCGCGTTCGTGACGTGGGGGTTCCTCGCGCTGGAGCCGACCGTCAGCGTCGCGCTCATCCTCGTCGCCCTCCCGGTGACCGGCGCGCTCGGCTACGTCTCGTTCGCCATCGGCACCGCCTCGGTGGCCGGGATGCTCACCGGCGTCGTCTCGGCGCTGCTCGCGGTCGTCCTCGGCGGCGTGGGGTGGTTCGCGACGCTGATGGCCTTCTACGCGGTCGGCGGCCTCGCCTCGAAGTACCGGTTCGACGAGAAGGCCGCCCGGGGCGTCGCCCAGGAGAACGAGGGCGCCCGCGGCACCGGCAACGTGCTGGCGAACTCCGCGGTCGCGCTCGCGGCGGTGGTGGGCTACGCGGCCGCGCCGCACCTCGCGGTCCCGGCCGCGCCGCTCGGCTTCGCGTTCGCGGGCGCGACGGCGACCGCGATGGCCGACACGCTCTCCTCTGAGATCGGCGGCCTCTTCGACGGCCCGCGGCTGGTGACGACGCTCCGCCGCGTCGAGCCCGGCACCGACGGCGCGGTCACCTGGCAGGGCGAGTTGGCGGGCCTCGCCGGCGCGCTGCTCGTCGGCCTCCTCGCCGCCGCCGGGGCGCCGGTCCTCGACCCGGTGACCCCGGGCGGGGTCGCGGCGGGCGGCGCGGTCGTCGCCGCGGGCGTCGCCGGCATGACCGTCGACAGCCTCCTCGGCGCGCTGATAGAGGGCGACCGGATCGGGAACCAGACCGTGAACTTCCTCGCGACGCTGGCCGGCGCGGCCGTCGCCGTCGCGCTCTGGGGGGCCGCGTGA
- a CDS encoding HAD-IIA family hydrolase, protein MEFSGAVVDVDGTVVRGDDPIPGAPAGYRRLREAGVETLFVSNNPTKAPPAYVDRLGVAGYDVDADRVFTAGSVTTRYLRERHADADLLCIGESGLLDQFAAAGLSTTDEVDAADALVASIDRGFDYDDLCTALWALERDIPFIGTDPDVVIPAPERDVPGSGAVINAIAGVAEREPDAVLGKPSDTAIEMVRERLPYPPEECLVVGDRLDTDIALGERAGMTTVLVRSGVTDEAALAASDIDPDHVIDHLGQIDRVLG, encoded by the coding sequence ATGGAATTCAGCGGCGCCGTCGTCGACGTCGACGGCACGGTCGTGCGCGGCGACGATCCGATCCCGGGCGCCCCGGCGGGGTACCGCCGGCTCCGCGAGGCGGGAGTCGAGACGCTGTTCGTCTCGAACAACCCGACGAAGGCGCCCCCGGCGTACGTCGACCGCCTCGGGGTGGCGGGGTACGACGTGGACGCCGACCGGGTGTTCACCGCCGGCAGCGTGACCACGCGGTACCTCCGAGAGCGCCACGCCGACGCCGACCTCCTCTGTATCGGCGAGTCGGGGCTGCTCGACCAGTTCGCGGCCGCCGGCCTCTCGACGACCGACGAGGTCGACGCCGCCGACGCCCTGGTCGCCTCCATCGACCGCGGGTTCGACTACGACGACCTCTGTACCGCGCTGTGGGCCTTGGAGCGCGACATCCCGTTCATCGGCACCGACCCCGACGTGGTGATCCCCGCGCCCGAGCGCGACGTGCCCGGCTCCGGGGCCGTGATCAACGCGATAGCGGGCGTCGCGGAGCGCGAGCCCGACGCCGTCCTCGGCAAGCCCTCCGACACCGCCATCGAGATGGTCCGCGAGCGGCTCCCGTACCCCCCCGAGGAGTGTCTCGTCGTCGGCGACCGGCTCGACACGGACATCGCGCTCGGCGAGCGCGCGGGGATGACGACCGTCCTCGTCCGGTCGGGCGTCACCGACGAGGCCGCCCTCGCGGCCTCGGACATCGACCCGGACCACGTGATCGATCACCTCGGCCAGATCGACCGCGTACTCGGCTGA
- a CDS encoding GTP cyclohydrolase III, with the protein MTTTQVTLVQIDNYGPWTTTPEPRREMDLQTLQSRLYADVAQFLGHRDAYVFFTRFDNMIAVTNGVDGAAHATLQESIGNRYPVTVSLGTAVAERPVDALEAANRRLQTAGSAQDESRTEVLAGEYLSETNRSDLQVAHFDVINATGKYTDQLNEFDTFINIERAYGSLMRHLREAHGALSFFVGGDNVVAVCPDLPESAFSSAVAHVEDDVDIELQVGVGRGASAHEAGFAAKHALEDCRHDGTNVELFGAPAVSD; encoded by the coding sequence GTGACGACGACCCAGGTGACCCTCGTCCAGATCGACAACTACGGGCCGTGGACGACGACGCCGGAGCCGCGCCGGGAGATGGACCTCCAGACGCTCCAGTCGCGGCTCTACGCCGACGTCGCCCAGTTCCTCGGCCACCGCGACGCCTACGTCTTCTTCACCCGCTTCGACAACATGATCGCGGTGACGAACGGCGTCGACGGCGCGGCCCACGCGACCCTCCAGGAGTCGATCGGCAACCGCTACCCGGTCACCGTGAGCCTCGGGACCGCCGTCGCCGAGCGCCCCGTCGACGCGCTCGAGGCGGCGAACCGGCGACTTCAGACCGCGGGCAGCGCCCAGGACGAGAGCCGGACCGAGGTGCTCGCCGGCGAGTACCTCTCGGAGACGAACCGGTCGGACCTCCAGGTCGCGCACTTCGACGTGATCAACGCGACCGGTAAGTACACCGACCAGCTCAACGAGTTCGACACGTTCATCAACATCGAACGGGCGTACGGTTCGCTGATGCGCCACCTCCGCGAGGCGCACGGCGCGCTCTCCTTCTTCGTCGGCGGCGACAACGTCGTCGCGGTCTGCCCCGACCTCCCCGAGTCGGCGTTCTCGTCGGCGGTCGCCCACGTCGAGGACGACGTCGACATCGAGCTACAGGTCGGCGTGGGGCGCGGCGCGTCCGCCCACGAGGCCGGCTTCGCGGCCAAACACGCCCTCGAAGACTGCCGGCACGACGGGACGAACGTCGAGCTGTTCGGCGCGCCCGCTGTCAGCGACTGA